In Pirellulales bacterium, one DNA window encodes the following:
- a CDS encoding MBL fold metallo-hydrolase, translating to MIQLPPVERFVSSTGVRVYRIPCEAFPGFIVYAYVLLEAGPPTIVDAGSGYGQSNDHLLAGIDEVRTRFGEPITLEDVRRIIITHGHIDHFGGLPMLLSRTEAEVRIHSLDSRVLSAYEERVIVATKALRTYLERAGVETEFQPRLMEMYGFSKKHVTSCRVNATIADGDTLDGMEFIHTPGHCPGQVCIVLGDILLSADHVLEQTTPHQAPESITAYTGLGHYLDALERVRRIGGFDLALGGHEAPIRDVYRRIDQIRDSHLRKLDKVSGLIEEHEGPATISDVSKAMYPRAKGFNVLLALEEVGAHVEYLYQHGRLAVVNLDEVESEDNPALRYEVV from the coding sequence ATGATTCAACTCCCACCCGTCGAGCGGTTCGTCTCCAGCACGGGCGTGCGCGTCTACCGGATTCCTTGCGAGGCCTTTCCCGGCTTTATCGTCTACGCCTACGTGTTGCTCGAGGCAGGGCCTCCCACGATCGTCGACGCTGGCAGCGGTTATGGCCAGTCGAACGACCATCTGCTGGCGGGCATCGACGAGGTGCGTACCCGATTCGGCGAGCCGATCACGCTCGAAGACGTGCGGCGGATCATCATCACGCACGGCCACATCGACCACTTCGGCGGGCTGCCGATGTTGCTCTCGCGGACCGAGGCCGAGGTGCGCATCCACAGCCTCGACAGTCGGGTCCTTTCGGCCTACGAAGAACGAGTCATCGTGGCCACGAAGGCGCTGCGGACCTATCTCGAACGGGCCGGCGTGGAGACCGAGTTTCAGCCGCGGCTGATGGAGATGTACGGCTTTTCGAAGAAGCATGTCACTTCTTGCCGCGTCAATGCCACGATCGCCGACGGCGACACGCTCGACGGCATGGAGTTCATCCATACGCCGGGGCACTGTCCCGGCCAGGTCTGCATCGTGCTGGGGGACATTCTGCTTTCGGCCGACCACGTGCTCGAGCAGACGACTCCACACCAGGCTCCGGAAAGCATCACAGCGTACACGGGTCTGGGGCACTATCTCGACGCGCTCGAGCGCGTGCGGCGGATCGGGGGGTTCGATCTGGCGCTAGGTGGGCACGAGGCGCCGATTCGCGACGTTTACCGCCGCATCGACCAGATCCGCGACAGCCATCTCCGCAAGCTCGACAAGGTTTCGGGCCTGATCGAGGAACACGAAGGCCCGGCCACGATCAGCGATGTGTCGAAGGCGATGTATCCCCGCGCCAAGGGATTCAATGTGCTGTTGGCGCTCGAAGAGGTGGGGGCCCATGTCGAGTACCTGTACCAGCATGGCCGGCTGGCGGTGGTGAACCTCGACGAGGTGGAGAGTGAAGACAACCCGGCGCTGCGGTATGAGGTCGTGTGA
- a CDS encoding DUF1501 domain-containing protein: MGVSVDRQQVVGRRDFLKGISLAGLAAGTMSWTDGMSLRAGDLRRRGMACIVLWMQGGPSQFETFSPKPGHENGGETAAIDTSVPGIQIADRFPEVAQRMEHLAIIRSMTSKEGNHQRASFLLHTGYAPTASVKHPAFGSICSQQIADAACEIPSFVRIGKQFRNTGTGGFLGVDFDPFLMPDASKLPANVALATDEKRYQRRLGLLSNLDEGYASAGGANLVADHERLYKKTARMVLSSQMKAFKLDEESSQTRAAYGETEFGNGCLLARRLIESGVTFVEVSAGSWDTHDDVFGRTKNLAGQVDRPFAALIDDLQDRGLLDSTLVVWMGEFGRTPKINPRVGRDHYPRSFNVVLGGGGIKGGQVIGATDEAGVEPTERPVAVTDLFQSLCQSLKIDGSIENMSPIGRPIRIVDGGSPVMELFG, translated from the coding sequence ATGGGAGTGAGCGTCGATCGTCAGCAGGTGGTCGGCCGCCGCGATTTCCTCAAGGGAATCTCGCTCGCCGGTTTGGCGGCCGGCACGATGAGTTGGACCGACGGCATGAGCCTGCGCGCCGGCGATCTGCGCCGCCGCGGCATGGCGTGCATCGTGCTGTGGATGCAGGGAGGACCGAGTCAGTTCGAAACGTTCAGTCCCAAGCCGGGGCACGAGAATGGGGGCGAAACGGCGGCCATCGACACCTCGGTCCCCGGCATCCAGATCGCCGACCGCTTTCCCGAGGTGGCCCAACGCATGGAACACCTGGCCATCATTCGCTCGATGACGAGCAAGGAAGGCAACCACCAGCGGGCCAGCTTCCTGCTGCACACCGGCTATGCCCCCACGGCCAGCGTCAAGCATCCGGCGTTCGGTTCGATCTGTTCGCAGCAGATCGCCGATGCCGCCTGCGAGATCCCGTCGTTTGTGCGGATCGGCAAACAGTTTCGCAACACGGGAACGGGAGGCTTCCTCGGCGTCGACTTCGATCCGTTCCTCATGCCCGACGCGAGCAAGTTGCCGGCGAACGTCGCCCTGGCGACCGACGAGAAGCGCTATCAGCGCCGCCTCGGCTTGCTAAGCAACCTGGACGAGGGATACGCCTCGGCCGGTGGCGCGAATCTCGTGGCTGATCACGAACGCCTCTACAAGAAGACGGCGCGGATGGTCCTCAGCTCGCAGATGAAGGCCTTCAAGCTGGACGAAGAGTCGAGCCAGACCCGCGCCGCGTACGGCGAGACCGAGTTCGGCAACGGCTGCCTCTTGGCGCGTCGCCTGATCGAGTCGGGCGTGACCTTCGTCGAAGTCTCGGCCGGCAGTTGGGACACGCACGACGACGTCTTCGGGCGAACGAAGAATCTGGCCGGACAGGTCGATCGACCCTTCGCGGCCCTCATCGACGACCTCCAGGACCGCGGCCTGCTCGATTCGACGCTCGTCGTCTGGATGGGGGAGTTCGGCCGCACGCCGAAGATCAATCCCCGCGTGGGACGCGACCACTACCCGCGCTCGTTCAACGTCGTGCTGGGAGGGGGCGGCATCAAGGGGGGCCAGGTGATCGGCGCTACCGATGAAGCGGGCGTCGAGCCGACCGAGCGTCCGGTGGCGGTGACCGACCTGTTCCAATCGCTCTGCCAGAGCCTGAAGATCGACGGCTCGATCGAGAACATGAGTCCCATCGGACGGCCCATCCGGATTGTCGATGGCGGCTCCCCGGTGATGGAGTTGTTCGGCTAG
- a CDS encoding DUF1553 domain-containing protein, whose amino-acid sequence MRHVQVFARGFAVLGALVLWMSPVVARAESVETRQAAAQVDRLLAEELFQSPSDGSIVPAEIVDDETFLRRVSLDLVGEMPTPEEVTAFSLDPSPDKRGATIDRLLADPRYGENWARYWRDVMLSRRSDERALISSVSVVEYLTKELNAGARWDDLAREFITAKGELHEHGATALIASQWGQIPETAAEISRVFLGVQIQCAQCHDHPTDRWKREQFHELAAFFPRLGVRALKTEEGKRRGFEIFITDRSRPANAKNKKPLKPTGLKRVEHFMPDLDDPAADGTLMQPVFFVTGEKLEEGLTDAERRSTLAEWMTSSENPWFAKALVNRVWAEMVGEGFYEPIDDLGPDRECSAPQTMDYLAEQFVAHDHDLKWLLRTIASTEAYQRTSQPRRNSAQTPFVANCPQRLRADQLFDSVAMALGIEEQAATADARREYQVLRAGRGTPRGQFLAVFGFDPSDPRDEVQGSIDQALMMMNSPIIAAALNASKPTTQLARLLEGVADNDEVVVELYLRTLAREPSADEMKKCLQYVARVGDRREAFEDILWALVNSTEFLHRK is encoded by the coding sequence ATGCGGCACGTTCAGGTCTTCGCGCGTGGTTTCGCCGTCCTTGGGGCGCTGGTGCTGTGGATGAGCCCGGTGGTGGCTCGCGCGGAGTCGGTCGAGACGCGGCAGGCGGCTGCGCAGGTCGATCGGCTCCTTGCCGAAGAGCTGTTTCAGTCACCGAGCGATGGATCGATCGTGCCGGCGGAGATCGTCGACGACGAAACGTTCTTGCGTCGCGTCTCGCTCGACCTGGTCGGAGAAATGCCCACGCCCGAGGAGGTCACGGCCTTCTCGCTCGATCCTTCACCCGACAAGCGCGGGGCGACGATCGATCGTCTGTTGGCCGATCCTCGCTATGGCGAGAACTGGGCTCGCTATTGGCGCGATGTGATGCTTTCGCGCCGCAGCGACGAACGCGCGCTGATCTCATCGGTCAGCGTGGTCGAGTATTTGACGAAGGAACTGAACGCCGGCGCCCGTTGGGACGATCTGGCGCGAGAATTCATTACCGCCAAAGGTGAACTGCACGAGCATGGCGCGACGGCCTTGATCGCGTCGCAATGGGGGCAGATCCCCGAGACGGCGGCCGAGATCTCGCGTGTCTTCCTGGGCGTGCAGATTCAATGTGCCCAGTGCCACGATCACCCGACCGACCGCTGGAAGCGCGAGCAATTTCACGAGCTGGCGGCGTTCTTTCCCCGCCTCGGCGTGCGTGCCTTGAAGACGGAAGAGGGCAAGCGCCGTGGGTTCGAGATCTTCATCACCGATCGCTCGCGTCCGGCGAATGCGAAGAACAAAAAGCCGTTGAAGCCGACGGGGTTGAAGCGGGTCGAGCACTTCATGCCCGACCTCGACGATCCCGCCGCCGACGGCACGCTGATGCAGCCCGTCTTTTTCGTGACGGGAGAGAAGTTGGAAGAGGGACTCACCGATGCCGAGCGCCGCTCGACGCTCGCCGAGTGGATGACCTCGTCGGAAAATCCCTGGTTCGCCAAGGCGCTGGTCAATCGCGTCTGGGCCGAGATGGTCGGTGAAGGATTCTACGAACCGATCGACGATCTGGGGCCGGATCGCGAGTGCAGCGCGCCGCAGACGATGGATTATCTGGCCGAGCAGTTCGTCGCGCACGACCACGATCTCAAGTGGCTGCTGCGCACGATCGCCTCGACCGAGGCCTACCAGCGCACGAGCCAGCCGCGCCGAAATTCCGCACAGACTCCCTTCGTGGCCAACTGCCCACAGCGGCTCCGGGCCGACCAGTTGTTCGACTCGGTGGCCATGGCCCTGGGGATCGAAGAGCAAGCGGCCACGGCCGATGCCCGCCGGGAGTACCAGGTGCTTCGCGCCGGGAGAGGCACGCCGCGCGGGCAGTTTCTCGCCGTGTTCGGCTTCGACCCGAGCGACCCGCGCGATGAGGTGCAAGGCTCGATAGATCAGGCGCTGATGATGATGAACTCGCCGATCATCGCCGCCGCGCTGAACGCTAGCAAGCCGACCACGCAACTGGCGCGTCTCTTGGAAGGCGTCGCGGACAACGACGAGGTCGTGGTCGAGTTGTATCTGCGCACGCTGGCGCGCGAGCCGAGCGCTGACGAGATGAAAAAGTGCCTGCAGTATGTCGCCCGCGTGGGCGATCGTCGCGAGGCGTTCGAAGATATTCTCTGGGCGCTGGTGAACTCGACCGAGTTCCTGCATCGCAAGTAG
- a CDS encoding GNAT family N-acetyltransferase, with protein sequence MPHVREINEVRELETLRLTWQVLHGQTRDASFFQTLDWLLVYWKHYAGEQTLRVLVVSAGDETLGILPLVVRSEPTRVGSLRVLTYPLHNWGTFFGPIGPHPTATLMAGMEHVRRTPRDWDLVDLRWVNRDEVDHRRTPTALDLAELTSIEQHAEAVAMVEFDGTWDEYWMSRPGKWRSNLRRGEKSLAARGTVRFERYRPAGTLAGEDDPRWDLYHACEEVAGQSWQGAAADGTTMSNEAVRAFLREAHVAAAHAGMLDMCVLFVDEAPVAFAYNYQCEGRVFGLRTGYVAGFENAGTVLMQKMFADSFARRDVSLDLGAGYLDWKRPWLTKIVDSYHYTHYAPVAVRAQALRLKRWVSAQFQANQVAMEDKKGAV encoded by the coding sequence ATGCCCCACGTCCGCGAGATCAACGAAGTCCGCGAGCTCGAGACCCTGCGTCTCACCTGGCAGGTACTGCACGGTCAGACCCGCGACGCTTCGTTCTTCCAGACGCTCGACTGGCTGCTCGTCTACTGGAAGCACTACGCCGGCGAACAGACCCTCCGCGTGCTCGTGGTCAGCGCGGGAGACGAAACGCTCGGCATTCTGCCCCTGGTCGTGCGGAGCGAACCGACGCGCGTCGGTTCGCTCCGCGTGCTGACCTATCCGCTGCACAACTGGGGCACCTTCTTCGGCCCGATTGGCCCGCACCCCACGGCCACGCTCATGGCCGGCATGGAGCACGTCCGCCGCACGCCGCGCGATTGGGACCTCGTCGATCTGCGTTGGGTAAATCGCGACGAAGTGGATCATCGCCGCACGCCCACCGCATTGGATCTGGCCGAGCTGACCTCGATCGAGCAGCATGCCGAAGCGGTGGCGATGGTCGAGTTCGACGGCACCTGGGACGAGTACTGGATGAGCCGTCCGGGCAAGTGGCGTTCGAATCTCCGCCGGGGCGAGAAATCGCTCGCCGCGCGGGGCACGGTTCGCTTCGAGCGTTACCGTCCGGCTGGCACGCTGGCGGGCGAGGACGATCCCCGCTGGGACCTCTACCATGCCTGCGAAGAAGTGGCTGGCCAGAGCTGGCAGGGCGCCGCGGCCGACGGCACCACAATGAGCAACGAAGCGGTGCGTGCGTTTCTCCGCGAGGCACACGTCGCCGCCGCCCACGCCGGCATGCTCGACATGTGCGTGCTCTTCGTCGACGAGGCGCCGGTCGCCTTCGCCTATAATTACCAGTGCGAAGGCCGCGTCTTCGGGCTGCGAACCGGCTACGTCGCCGGATTCGAGAACGCCGGAACGGTTCTCATGCAGAAGATGTTCGCCGACAGTTTCGCACGCCGCGACGTGTCGCTCGACCTGGGAGCAGGTTATCTCGACTGGAAGCGTCCCTGGCTGACGAAGATCGTCGACAGCTATCACTACACGCACTATGCCCCCGTCGCCGTGCGTGCTCAGGCCCTGCGTCTGAAGCGTTGGGTCTCGGCCCAATTCCAGGCGAACCAGGTCGCTATGGAAGACAAGAAGGGGGCCGTCTGA
- a CDS encoding DUF11 domain-containing protein: protein MRRSLGYVAMGLILVGGAILALSEERWQVDEPLTSVLSFLAPAEAHAAEQKQAAGSRNELAAYYDNSPSPNELKSASRPAPSTDSTSRRTQLDARFEDMSLSLEEDESNSFRQEMGPATTQAQQPRLHSNASRPGRAMPSELAPLPEEPEQGAFASDEESMPEPQAFASDSALLSDEPLLARMPQPATPKLTAAPTFSPATSEPALNADTRAAVVSETPEPAEASLPIAHEPTPAAIEPTMPLPVKQDRYAEFQATDVPTTAPVEPTPAASDEPAFATTSKPQAVSAAPALEPSPVPLDEPRRLTSFESPREPQVTATVEPQPAPAVAPRQTMAATTEVPSWQGNNAPTAMQQMFANTTPASTTSDKSGAGAVSVHWLTPGEVNRGDEIPCRLKVTNDSDSPAVSIAVHVQLPEHAELASATASAKPEGRVLSWQLDRLEPQESKTFEVRLLSKGEGDLAPTAAVTYTRAATASIHVLDPQLTVSIEGPEQALVSQPAVYQLRVSNPGTGKARNVIVQARLDARLSHPAGNELEYAIGTLGPGETRLLEVPVTGTTPGEVNIVAEATSANRLSAQGGCVVEIVRPSLELMLEGPKLRFVDRKAVFTLTAYNPSAVAATNVQLFGSVPAGYQYEGATAGGGFDEAAGAVAWFIGRLEPQGTAKVEYELIAHELGAHKVLAMVRADLGVEERTDLDTLIDGVPSVTLELAAPDAPIEVGGQAAYRIEVTNRGTKAATNVQVACRLPAEMESAEIRGATAGNVSGDRIVFEPLATLAPGETKVYEVHAHCSRAGDVRFRAFFRSEECRKVVQQETLTRIYQD from the coding sequence ATGCGACGCTCATTGGGCTATGTGGCGATGGGGCTGATCCTGGTCGGCGGCGCGATTCTCGCGCTCAGCGAAGAGCGCTGGCAAGTCGACGAGCCGCTCACCTCGGTGCTGTCATTCCTGGCGCCGGCCGAGGCGCACGCCGCCGAGCAGAAACAGGCCGCCGGTTCGCGAAACGAGTTGGCCGCCTACTACGACAACTCCCCCTCACCCAACGAATTGAAGTCCGCGAGTCGCCCTGCTCCGTCGACCGATTCGACGAGCCGCCGCACGCAGCTCGATGCGCGATTCGAAGATATGAGTCTCTCGCTCGAGGAAGACGAGTCGAACTCCTTCCGCCAGGAAATGGGGCCGGCCACCACGCAAGCACAGCAGCCTCGTTTGCACTCGAATGCGTCGAGGCCAGGCAGGGCGATGCCCTCGGAGTTGGCTCCACTTCCCGAGGAGCCGGAACAGGGGGCCTTTGCCTCGGACGAAGAGTCGATGCCGGAACCACAGGCTTTCGCCTCGGACTCGGCCTTGCTGAGCGACGAGCCTCTGCTCGCTCGCATGCCGCAACCTGCGACGCCGAAACTCACAGCAGCACCGACGTTCTCGCCTGCCACGAGCGAACCAGCCTTGAATGCTGACACACGCGCCGCGGTAGTCAGCGAAACACCGGAACCGGCCGAAGCATCGCTTCCCATCGCCCACGAGCCGACTCCGGCAGCCATCGAACCGACCATGCCCCTGCCGGTGAAGCAGGATCGCTATGCCGAATTCCAGGCGACCGACGTCCCCACGACGGCGCCAGTGGAGCCAACGCCCGCCGCGAGTGACGAGCCGGCATTCGCCACCACCAGCAAGCCGCAAGCCGTTTCAGCCGCTCCTGCTCTCGAGCCTTCGCCAGTCCCCTTGGACGAGCCGCGTCGCCTGACGTCGTTCGAGTCGCCGCGCGAACCGCAGGTGACGGCCACGGTCGAGCCGCAACCAGCGCCCGCGGTGGCACCGCGCCAAACGATGGCTGCGACCACCGAGGTTCCCTCATGGCAGGGGAACAACGCGCCGACCGCGATGCAGCAGATGTTTGCCAACACCACGCCTGCTTCGACTACCAGCGACAAGTCGGGCGCAGGGGCCGTATCGGTCCACTGGCTCACGCCGGGCGAAGTGAATCGAGGCGATGAGATCCCCTGCCGTCTGAAGGTGACCAACGACAGCGATTCGCCGGCGGTGTCGATCGCCGTTCACGTACAGTTGCCCGAGCACGCCGAGCTCGCCAGCGCCACGGCGTCGGCCAAGCCCGAGGGACGCGTGTTGTCGTGGCAGCTCGATCGCCTCGAGCCGCAGGAATCGAAGACCTTTGAAGTGCGGCTGCTGTCCAAGGGAGAAGGCGATCTCGCGCCGACGGCCGCGGTCACGTACACGCGTGCCGCCACGGCCAGCATCCACGTGCTCGATCCGCAACTGACGGTCTCGATCGAAGGGCCCGAACAGGCGCTCGTCTCGCAACCGGCGGTCTATCAACTTCGCGTGAGCAATCCCGGCACCGGCAAGGCCCGCAACGTGATCGTGCAGGCAAGGCTCGACGCCAGGCTGAGCCATCCGGCGGGGAACGAGCTGGAATACGCGATCGGCACCCTGGGGCCGGGCGAAACGCGACTGCTCGAAGTGCCCGTCACCGGTACCACGCCGGGAGAAGTCAACATCGTGGCCGAGGCCACTTCGGCCAATCGCCTCTCGGCGCAAGGTGGCTGCGTGGTCGAGATCGTGCGTCCGTCGCTAGAGTTGATGCTCGAAGGCCCGAAGCTCCGCTTCGTCGATCGCAAGGCCGTCTTCACCCTGACGGCATACAACCCCAGCGCGGTTGCCGCGACGAACGTGCAGCTCTTTGGTTCGGTGCCTGCCGGTTACCAGTACGAAGGAGCCACGGCCGGGGGTGGCTTCGATGAAGCGGCCGGAGCCGTGGCGTGGTTCATCGGTCGACTCGAACCGCAAGGCACCGCCAAGGTCGAGTACGAATTGATCGCACACGAGCTGGGCGCTCACAAGGTGCTGGCGATGGTGCGAGCCGATCTCGGCGTCGAAGAGCGGACCGATCTCGATACGTTGATCGACGGCGTGCCGTCGGTGACGCTGGAACTGGCGGCCCCCGACGCGCCGATCGAAGTCGGCGGCCAGGCCGCTTACCGCATCGAAGTGACGAACCGCGGCACAAAAGCGGCCACGAACGTACAGGTGGCTTGTCGCCTGCCGGCCGAGATGGAGTCGGCCGAGATCCGCGGAGCCACCGCCGGCAACGTCTCGGGCGACCGCATCGTCTTCGAGCCGCTTGCCACGCTCGCGCCGGGCGAGACCAAGGTCTATGAAGTCCACGCCCATTGCTCGCGGGCAGGCGATGTCCGCTTCCGCGCCTTCTTCCGTAGCGAAGAATGCCGCAAAGTCGTGCAGCAGGAAACGCTGACGCGGATCTATCAAGACTAG
- a CDS encoding sigma-70 family RNA polymerase sigma factor produces the protein MTPKDLFEILVREHADMLTVYLRCVVRDPAQIDDLFQETMMTAWRNLEKFDRERPFGPWLRGIAAKLVLAQRRREARRPLLCDELVLAHLEARHASLAQMPGDTLDQKLEMLRDCLEHLPVLYRDAVELRYREGLRGPRLAARLEISIEALKKRLQRGRARLLDCLERKMAPLERTA, from the coding sequence ATGACGCCAAAAGATCTCTTCGAAATCCTGGTCCGCGAGCACGCGGACATGCTCACGGTCTACCTGCGTTGCGTGGTGCGCGATCCGGCGCAGATCGACGATTTGTTCCAGGAAACGATGATGACGGCCTGGCGGAATCTCGAGAAATTCGATCGCGAGCGTCCTTTCGGGCCGTGGCTGCGGGGCATCGCCGCCAAGCTCGTGCTCGCGCAGCGCCGTCGCGAGGCGCGGCGGCCATTGCTGTGCGATGAACTGGTCCTCGCGCACCTCGAAGCTCGTCACGCCTCGCTGGCGCAGATGCCGGGCGATACGCTCGATCAAAAGCTCGAAATGCTGCGCGATTGTCTCGAGCATCTACCGGTGTTGTATCGCGACGCCGTTGAGTTGCGCTATCGCGAAGGGCTGCGCGGTCCGCGTCTGGCCGCGCGACTGGAGATCTCGATCGAGGCGTTGAAGAAGCGATTGCAGCGCGGCCGCGCGCGACTGTTGGACTGTCTCGAGCGCAAGATGGCCCCCTTGGAGCGCACCGCATGA
- a CDS encoding GGDEF domain-containing protein — protein sequence MLLVLIVAVLNFGLGFALAYALAPSGHDTLLTSLAPWGALQRRRRTRRTADNEATTDESELDEPHSPAAPHSIEEEPHGQSSLESGLEELSNRLDAYRVQLSEADTQLHGAIDQDLIAAILEHLAPSHRQCQQALGAASKTVAAAGNANEIGQAIERHVQEFLHQVDSVDRRLAHLDRSGDAAATSSKIRDQLGQLLESSFELRDHVGEVQASVAEQEGRFGTVGRRARADRELTTLSRTGLEEELWLWWQNDPQHQRQLSLLVIDVDHCRRINSAYGTATGDRLLWGLARLLDEELRGDDRLARFSGQRFVLLLPDTGPHNAAALAERLRQRIEVCTFKLGELSLNFTVTCGTTEANSKDDLGSLLARLGEAVREAKQSGRNRTCVHDGKIISPVLPPSLRFSERTMSL from the coding sequence ATGCTCCTCGTCCTGATCGTGGCCGTGCTCAACTTCGGACTGGGCTTTGCCCTGGCGTATGCTCTTGCGCCATCCGGCCACGACACGTTGCTCACGTCGCTCGCGCCCTGGGGCGCCTTGCAGCGTCGACGGCGCACTCGGCGGACCGCGGACAACGAAGCCACGACAGACGAATCCGAGCTCGACGAGCCGCATTCCCCGGCGGCGCCCCACAGCATCGAAGAAGAACCGCACGGCCAGAGCTCGCTCGAATCGGGCCTCGAGGAACTGTCGAATCGACTGGATGCCTACCGCGTGCAACTCTCGGAGGCCGACACGCAGTTGCACGGCGCCATCGATCAAGATCTGATCGCGGCAATTCTCGAGCATCTCGCCCCCAGCCATCGCCAGTGCCAGCAGGCCCTCGGGGCTGCGTCGAAAACGGTGGCGGCTGCCGGCAATGCCAACGAGATCGGCCAGGCGATCGAACGCCACGTCCAGGAATTCTTGCACCAGGTCGACTCGGTCGATCGCCGTCTGGCGCATCTCGATCGATCGGGTGACGCCGCTGCCACCTCGTCAAAAATCCGCGACCAGCTCGGACAGTTGCTCGAATCGAGCTTCGAGCTGCGCGATCACGTGGGCGAGGTACAGGCCTCCGTAGCCGAACAGGAAGGACGCTTCGGCACGGTCGGTCGCAGGGCGCGCGCCGACCGCGAGCTGACCACGCTCTCGCGCACGGGCTTGGAAGAAGAGTTGTGGCTCTGGTGGCAAAACGATCCCCAGCATCAGCGCCAACTGAGTCTGCTGGTAATCGATGTGGATCACTGCCGGCGCATCAACAGCGCGTATGGCACGGCGACGGGCGATCGGCTGCTGTGGGGCCTGGCACGACTGCTCGACGAAGAGCTGCGCGGCGATGATCGGCTGGCGCGCTTCTCGGGCCAGCGCTTCGTCCTGCTACTTCCCGACACGGGGCCCCACAACGCCGCGGCGCTGGCCGAGCGGTTGCGCCAGCGGATCGAGGTCTGCACGTTCAAGCTTGGCGAGTTGAGCCTGAACTTCACCGTCACCTGTGGCACGACCGAAGCGAACTCGAAGGACGATCTCGGTTCCTTGCTCGCACGCCTGGGCGAAGCCGTCCGCGAGGCGAAGCAGAGTGGCCGCAATCGGACGTGCGTTCACGACGGCAAGATCATCTCGCCCGTGCTCCCGCCTAGCCTGCGATTCTCCGAACGCACGATGTCGCTCTGA
- a CDS encoding histidine phosphatase family protein gives MILYCVRHGESVYNAEDRIQGQTDIALSERGLAQAEALAAALAGAPLDAVFSSPLARAADTARAIAARHQLEVRFEDRLKEINAGIFQGLLWSEIEHLHPIEAVQWRAQEPDFVIPTGESRRQLMQRGAEAFRAIRETGLAQVAVVAHGGVLTAAFKALLEIPPQRKAFALFNASISIVHWQSEFRLHTLNQTEHLREVNAGRAGNSGDL, from the coding sequence ATGATTCTCTACTGCGTCCGGCACGGCGAAAGTGTCTACAACGCCGAAGATCGAATCCAGGGACAGACCGATATTGCGCTGAGCGAACGAGGCCTGGCCCAGGCCGAGGCACTGGCCGCGGCGCTGGCCGGCGCGCCGCTCGATGCGGTCTTCTCGAGCCCGCTTGCCCGCGCGGCCGACACGGCGAGGGCTATCGCCGCGCGGCATCAACTCGAGGTGCGCTTCGAAGATCGCCTGAAGGAGATCAACGCCGGTATCTTCCAGGGATTGCTCTGGAGCGAGATCGAGCACTTGCATCCGATCGAGGCGGTGCAGTGGCGGGCACAGGAGCCCGACTTCGTCATTCCGACCGGCGAATCGCGCCGCCAGTTGATGCAACGCGGCGCCGAGGCCTTCCGCGCGATTCGCGAGACGGGGCTCGCCCAGGTGGCCGTCGTGGCCCACGGAGGCGTGCTGACCGCTGCCTTTAAGGCCCTGCTCGAAATTCCTCCGCAGCGCAAGGCCTTCGCCCTGTTCAATGCCTCGATCAGCATCGTGCATTGGCAGAGCGAGTTCCGCCTGCACACGCTCAATCAGACCGAACACCTGCGCGAAGTGAACGCGGGCCGAGCCGGCAACTCGGGCGATCTGTAA
- a CDS encoding RidA family protein, which yields MGADARIQELGIELPPPPKPAGVYKPVVVVGNLAYVSGHGPLQSDGTLMTGRVGGDVDQKFGYDAARQTGLAILATLQRDLGSLDRVKRVIKTLGMVNAAPDFQQHPAVINGFSELMAEIFGPDHGVGARSAVGMGSLPGNIAVEIEVIFELNS from the coding sequence ATGGGCGCCGACGCACGTATCCAGGAATTGGGCATCGAGTTGCCGCCGCCGCCGAAGCCGGCCGGTGTCTACAAGCCGGTCGTGGTGGTCGGCAACTTGGCCTATGTCTCGGGGCACGGGCCGCTCCAGTCCGACGGCACCCTCATGACCGGCCGCGTGGGAGGCGACGTCGATCAAAAGTTCGGCTACGACGCAGCGCGTCAGACGGGTTTGGCGATTCTCGCCACGCTGCAGCGCGATCTCGGCTCGTTGGATCGCGTCAAGCGCGTCATCAAGACGCTGGGCATGGTCAATGCCGCGCCCGACTTCCAGCAACATCCGGCCGTCATCAATGGTTTTAGCGAACTGATGGCCGAGATCTTCGGCCCCGACCACGGCGTCGGCGCCCGCAGCGCCGTCGGCATGGGCTCGCTGCCCGGCAACATCGCCGTCGAGATCGAAGTGATCTTCGAGCTGAATTCGTAG